In Plasmodium knowlesi strain H genome assembly, chromosome: 7, one DNA window encodes the following:
- a CDS encoding CSTF domain-containing protein, putative: MASKSNYSLWIGNIPFDVTERELDDVLSRVGEVVSVRIKYDIEKNISKGFAFCEYKDLETCMLALKYINGYELKGRKLRLYWANEEFREKMASGAISGFGGGGTLSRGRANEHTGKRIGSGLPPVFKGSAKFDASIDSNGHYNRKGKGHLTHTTNTQRNVKDESYQPKHTEISNSKESNMNKVFISKIMHTLTTSQIMCILNFFKKQAMENSERIKFYFQRHTNVAYALLHCLFLMNVINEYTLGKNDLNIVISDEALMNKAERMIQVERSGKFKIPLVGVADVEDNQYHNQSSNPENISHMKNNRRARHLAENIIYDLSEDNPIGESTYSGPQSHLLNLSSLTSVGGSGIGGQTKGGSRSNTGLYGRSKRELTNFSKGGMSNGEETEGYGGREVKYGGRGDQYSGNPLYPERNSDTRGVLKERRRRMMMKEFYGGVSGSGTSQTYRRNIEQMQDGWYKETNVGIYGGISQVNNNGEPEFKRSYLSEYANGEDSVEMNHAVRIGGEVKNVVGHGDPRYPMPCEGVGVSDVGIDVGNGVGNGVSNGVGNGVGNGVGNGIGGDVGNDVGNDVGNDIGNDAGTDEGGSIGLKKYKGERVVHPFDKVSMERSALEMSGEFQDMVSNTNQVAGMGEPPLYGRNANDLNESGEPYTVNYMEADGRRRNNANVHHGVGDGDCFSGDNSASVRGAPPMDDSFNGRERDNGNSNGQVFQEKRRILTRQGIYGSSGNNMGRSMEGGVSRGDITSAAVMQGPPNESVLSDPTYANVELPDEELVNEVEKNRDILNNILKSRVEDMKSWSTEQRLQVLSIQKALQLKGYVLQ; this comes from the coding sequence ATGGCGAGCAAAAGCAACTACAGCCTGTGGATCGGAAATATCCCTTTCGACGTGACTGAGAGAGAACTCGACGATGTTTTATCGAGGGTGGGAGAAGTAGTCAGCGTACGTATTAAGTACGACATTGAGAAAAACATTAGCAAGGGCTTTGCCTTTTGTGAATACAAAGATTTAGAAACTTGTATGTTGGCGCTTAAGTATATTAATGGATATGAGTTGAAGGGTCGAAAGTTGCGTTTGTATTGGGCGAACGAGGAGTTTAGAGAGAAGATGGCGAGTGGTGCCATTTCTGGTTTTGGTGGTGGTGGCACTCTGTCCAGGGGAAGGGCAAACGAACATACGGGAAAGCGCATCGGATCTGGGTTACCTCCCGTTTTTAAGGGAAGCGCTAAATTCGATGCATCTATAGATTCAAATGGTCACTACaacaggaaggggaaaggacatCTAACTCACACGACAAACACACAAAGAAACGTAAAGGATGAATCTTATCAACCTAAGCATACAGAGATTAGTAACTCCAAAGAGAGTAACATGAATAAGGTGTTCATATCAAAAATTATGCATACATTAACTACATCTCAAATAATGtgcattttaaatttttttaaaaaacaagcTATGGAAAACTCAGAGAGGATAAAGTTCTATTTTCAAAGACATACGAATGTGGCATACGCACTCCTACATTGTTTGTTCCTCATGAATGTTATTAATGAATATACCCTTGGAAAGAACGACCTAAACATAGTTATCAGTGATGAGGCATTGATGAATAAAGCGGAGCGGATGATACAGGTGGAACGAAGCGGGAAATTCAAAATTCCATTAGTAGGAGTAGCTGATGTAGAAGACAACCAATATCATAACCAGAGTAGTAACCCGGAGAATATTTCTCACATGAAAAATAACAGAAGGGCAAGACACCTTgctgaaaatattatttatgaTTTGAGTGAAGATAACCCTATAGGGGAAAGTACTTATAGTGGTCCCCAATCCCATTTACTTAACTTAAGCAGCTTAACTTCTGTGGGAGGATCTGGAATAGGGGGGCAGACAAAAGGAGGTAGTAGAAGTAACACCGGGTTGTATGGCAGATCGAAGAGGGAATTAACAAATTTTAGTAAAGGAGGCATGtcaaatggagaagaaacaGAGGGGTACGGAGGGAGGGAGGTGAAATATGGAGGGCGTGGAGATCAGTACAGTGGGAATCCCCTTTACCCAGAGAGGAACAGTGACACTAGGGGTGTTTTGAAGgagaggagaaggaggatgatgatgaaagaATTTTACGGGGGTGTTTCTGGAAGTGGCACTTCACAAACATATAGAAGAAACATCGAGCAGATGCAAGATGGATGGTACAAGGAGACGAACGTTGGAATTTATGGAGGAATTAGCCAAGTGAATAATAATGGTGAGCCAGAATTTAAAAGAAGTTATTTGTCTGAATATGCGAATGGTGAGGATTCGGTGGAGATGAATCATGCGGTTCGTATTGGAGGGGAAGTGAAGAACGTGGTGGGGCATGGCGATCCGAGGTACCCTATGCCCTGTGAGGGGGTGGGGGTCAGTGATGTGGGTATTGATGTGGGTAATGGTGTAGGTAATGGTGTGAGTAATGGTGTAGGTAATGGTGTAGGTAATGGTGTAGGTAATGGTATAGGTGGTGATGTAGGTAATGATGTAGGTAATGATGTAGGTAATGATATAGGTAATGATGCAGGTACTGATGAGGGGGGGTCAATAGGATTGAAGAAATATAAGGGGGAGAGGGTCGTCCACCCCTTTGATAAGGTCTCCATGGAGAGGAGTGCGCTAGAAATGAGCGGTGAATTCCAAGACATGGTGAGTAACACCAATCAGGTGGCAGGGATGGGAGAGCCCCCTCTCTATGGAAGGAACGCAAACGATCTGAATGAATCAGGTGAACCGTACACTGTGAACTACATGGAAGCTGatggaaggaggaggaacaacGCGAATGTTCACCACGGTGTGGGAGATGGTGATTGTTTCAGTGGAGATAACTCTGCCTCTGTGAGGGGAGCCCCCCCAATGGACGATAGTTTCAACGGCAGGGAAAGGGACAACGGAAACAGTAATGGTCAGGTTTTtcaagagaaaagaagaatactAACCCGCCAAGGTATCTATGGTAGTAGTGGTAACAACATGGGAAGAAGTATGGAGGGGGGAGTTTCTAGGGGGGATATCACCTCAGCGGCGGTGATGCAGGGCCCTCCGAACGAGAGCGTTCTTTCAGACCCCACCTACGCCAACGTAGAATTGCCAGATGAAGAGCTTGTCAACGAAGTAGAGAAGAACAGGGATATCCTGAACAACATTTTGAAGTCACGCGTGGAGGATATGAAAAGTTGGAGCACTGAACAGCGTCTACAGGTTCTGTCCATTCAGAAGGCGCTACAACTCAAGGGGTATGTACTGCAGTGA